From one Culex quinquefasciatus strain JHB chromosome 3, VPISU_Cqui_1.0_pri_paternal, whole genome shotgun sequence genomic stretch:
- the LOC119768862 gene encoding uncharacterized protein LOC119768862, producing the protein MLFRIAVLDVLRRRRRTLRPESSDVHHVHFRLFVNVVPEEEALCLFVPGDNLQLVVHLADVPAESNPSFAEPTDHRHQWHEQIWPLHQHRVERDSIYRRGRIPDQSNFSRLLRVHHHVERQSLSGQYHFFPDFLSAGLRLTHRAWNHSLQLSQPTISSSSVDTSLQVEQGVSVKSGFSSAIVERITEPSINFEDCSGGN; encoded by the exons ATGCTCTTCCGCATTGCGGTTCTTGACGTACTGCGCCGACGCCGGCGAACTCTTCGACCCGAAAGTAGCGACGTCCATCACGTACACTTTCGGCTCTTCGTTAATGTTGTCCCGGAAGAGGAAGCGTTGTGCTTGTTTGTCCCCGGAGATAATCTTCAGCTGGTGGTACATCTCGCGGATGTCCCCGCCGAAAGCAACCCGTCGTTCGCGGAACCCACAGATCACCGACACCAGTGGCACGAGCAGATCTGGCCCCTTCACCAGCATCGAGTTGAGAGAGACTCCATCTACCGTCGCGGCCGCATCCCAGACCAGTCGAACTTTTCCCGGCTTCTTCGGGTTCACCACCACGTTGAGCGGCAG TCCTTGTCCGGACAGTACCACTTCTTCCCCGACTTCTTGTCAGCCGGATTGAGGTTGACGCACCGAGCGTGGAACCACAGTTTGCAGCTATCGCAGCCAACCATCAGCTCATCCTCGGTCGACACCTCTTTACAGGTTGAGCAGGGAGTCTCGGTGAAGTCCGGATTTTCGTCGGCCATCGTGGAGAGGATTACCGAACCCTCAATTAATTTTGAAGATTGTTCGGGTGGTAATTAA